In Amaranthus tricolor cultivar Red isolate AtriRed21 chromosome 5, ASM2621246v1, whole genome shotgun sequence, a genomic segment contains:
- the LOC130814193 gene encoding pullulanase 1, chloroplastic — protein MASLYKPIAVQKFHKFCIFSLSPFNFNRISKLPISNSFLFGSNFNILFSSSKKESFSCCSMAVEIDSSSSVSQSGLQGSLNYSRAYWPSKYIIAWNFDVGNGSYYLFASKSASLTVTDRGIEGYDVKIQLEKNQSGLPTNVTEKFPHIRGYAAFRAPDSLDVKSLLKCQLAVAAFSADGTCRNATGLQLPGVIDELYSYDGPLGAVFSEDSISLNLWAPTAQSVCASIYKDPSGGEPLQTVQLTESNGIWSAVGPKTWDGCYYVYEVNVYHHTTSKIEKCFANDPYARGISADGKRTLIVDLNSESLKPEGWENLVNEKPHLLSPSDISIYELHIRDFSANDLTVHPELRGGYLSFTSQDSDGILHLKKLSAAGLTHVHLLPSFQFAEVDDDKKNWKSVDTDSLEKLPPDSEEQQARITAIRDEDGYNWGYNPVLWGTPKGSYATNPNGPCRIIEFRKMVQALNHIGLRVVLDVVYNHLNSSGPSDVNSVLDKIVPGYFLRRDADGSIESSTCMNDTASEHYMVERFILDDLKSWAVNYKVDGFRFDLMGHIMKHTMVKATSMLQGLSTIKDGVEGSSIYLYGEGWDFGEVANNARGVNASQLNLGGTGIGSFNDRIRDAVIGGGPFGPPLQQGFVTGLSLQPNDHDHGGQANADRMLAVSKDHIQVGLAANLRDFVLTNCDGRQVKGSEVYTYGGTPVGYATEPIETINYVSAHDNETLFDIISLKTPTYISVDERCRINHVATSIIALSQGIPFFHAGDEMLRSKSLDRDSYNSGDWFNRLDFTYNSNNWGVGLPPKEHNESKWPLIKPRLANPSYKPDKNHIVAAVENFTNLLEIRYSSPLFRLKSAKDVEDRVRFHNNGPSWVPGLVVMSIEDSHAGAPGLSQLDPKYQYIAVIINVRPTETKFSSPDLRSKSLQLHPVQSMSKDPIVKESKYDPSSGCFTIPPKTTAVFVEPRHG, from the exons ATGGCTTCCCTATATAAACCCATTGCTGTTCAAAAATTTCATAAGTTCTGTATTTTTTCTTTATCACCCTTTAATTTTAATCGAATTTCAAAACTACCCATCTCGAATTCTTTCCTTTTTGGGTctaattttaacattttgttTTCATCATCAAAGAAAGaatctttctcttgttgttccATGGCTGTGGAAATTGATTCTTCATCTTCTGTTTCTCAG AGTGGATTGCAAGGGAGTTTGAACTATTCTAGAGCATATTGGCCTAGCAAGTATATCATTGCTTGGAATTTTGACGTTGGGAACGGTTCTTATTACTTGTTTGCAAGTAAAAGTGCTTCGTTAACAGTTACCGACCGTGGGATTGAAG GCTATGATGTGAAGATACAACTTGAAAAGAACCAGAGTGGACTGCCAACAAAT GTCACTGAAAAATTTCCCCATATCAGAGGTTACGCTGCATTTAGAGCTCCTGACTCACTGGATGTCAAAAGTTTGTTGAAGTGCCAATTAGCAGTTGCTGCTTTCAGTG CTGATGGAACTTGCAGAAATGCTACTGGATTGCAGCTACCTGGTGTTATCGATGAATTATATTCGTATGATGGCCCTCTGGGTGCTGTTTTCTCTGAAGACTCCATATCACTCAACCTTTGGGCTCCTACTGCTCAA TCAGTTTGTGCTAGCATTTATAAGGACCCATCTGGTGGTGAGCCGCTACAAACTGTCCAGCTGACTGAGTCAAATGGCATTTGGAGCGCTGTTGGGCCAAAAACTTGGGACGGATGTTACTATGTGTATGAAGTAAATGTCTACCACCATACCacttcaaaaattgaaaaatgctttGCAAATGATCCATATGCTAGAGG GATTTCGGCAGATGGAAAACGGACATTGATTGTTGACTTAAACTCTGAATCTCTGAAACCTGAAGGATGGGAGAATTTAGTTAATGAGAAACCTCATCTTCTTTCACCATCTGACATCAGTATCTATGAGCTACATATAAGAGATTTCAG TGCTAATGATCTTACTGTGCACCCTGAACTTCGTGGTGGATATCTTTCTTTTACCTCACAG GACTCCGATGGTATTCttcatttgaaaaaattatctGCTGCTGGTCTTACTCATGTGCATCTGTTACCGAGCTTCCAATTTgctgaagttgatgatgataaaaAGAACTGGAAATCTGTTG ATACAGATTCCTTAGAGAAACTACCACCTGATTCAGAAGAGCAACAAGCTCGAATAACTGCCATTCGGGATGAGGATGGATATAACTGGGG GTATAACCCTGTTTTGTGGGGAACTCCTAAGGGAAGCTATGCAACAAACCCGAATGGCCCGTGTCGTATAATTGAGTTCAGAAAGATGGTCCAG GCATTAAATCATATTGGGCTTCGCGTCGTGTTGGATGTTGTCTATAACCATTTAAACAGTAGTGGGCCGTCTGATGTTAATTCAGTCCTGGACAAG attgtaCCAGGTTACTTCTTAAGAAGGGATGCTGATGGTTCTATAGAGAGTAGCACATGCATGAACGACACAGCTAGTGAGCATTACATGGTTGAACGCTTCATTTTGGATGATTTAAAATCTTGGGCTGTCAATTATAAG GTTGATGGTTTCAGATTTGATCTTATGGGCCACATAATGAAACATACAATG GTTAAAGCAACAAGTATGCTCCAAGGCCTTTCAACCATCAAAGATGGAGTAGAAGGTTCAAGCATTTATTT ATATGGTGAAGGATGGGACTTTGGTGAGGTTGCGAACAATGCACGTGGAGTTAATGCTTCTCAATTAAATCTTGGTGGAACAGGAATTGGCAG TTTCAATGATCGAATTCGAGATGCAGTCATTGGCGGGGGTCCTTTTGGTCCCCCTCTCCAGCAAGGTTTTGTGACTGGATTGTCTTTACAG CCTAATGATCATGACCATGGAGGCCAAGCTAATGCAGATCGTATGCTTGCTGTGTCAAAAGATCACATTCAG GTTGGGCTGGCTGCAAACTTGAGAGACTTTGTCCTAACAAATTGCGATGGCAGACAG GTAAAAGGTTCGGAAGTTTACACCTATGGTGGGACACCAGTTGGGTACGCTACGGAGCCAATAGAAACA ATCAACTATGTCTCTGCGCATGATAATGAAACTCTCTTTGACATCATCAGTTTAAAG ACCCCTACCTATATATCAGTGGACGAGAGATGTCGGATAAATCATGTAGCCACCAGTATTATTGCGCTTTCACAG GGAATACCCTTTTTCCATGCTGGTGATGAGATGCTACGCTCAAAGTCCCTTGATCGTGATTCTTATAACTCTGGTGATTGGTTTAACAG ATTGGACTTTACTTACAACTCCAACAACTGGGGTGTCGGTCTTCCTCCCAAGGAGCACAACGAGAGCAAATGGCCTTT AATCAAGCCACGGTTGGCGAATCCATCCTACAAGCCTGACAAGAATCATATCGTTGCTGCTGTTGAAAATTTCACAAATTTGTTGGAAATTAGATACTCTTCACCACTTTTCCGTTTAAAAAGCGCCAAGGATGTTGAG GATAGAGTACGCTTCCACAATAATGGGCCTTCTTGGGTTCCGGGGCTTGTAGTTATGAGCATCGAAGACAGTCATGCTGGTGCTCCTGGATTGTCACAATTAGATCCCAA GTATCAATACATTGCTGTTATTATCAATGTTCGCCCTACTGAAACCAAATTCAGTAGCCCTGATCTGCGATCCAAATCCCTACAGCTGCATCCTGTCCAG TCGATGTCGAAGGATCCAATTGTTAAGGAGTCAAAGTATGATCCTTCTTCGGGATGTTTTACCATACCCCCTAAGACAACTGCAGTGTTCGTTGAGCCACGCCATGGTTAA